The Acetobacter sp. DNA window ACGCATTGGTCGCGGGCGGAATGATATGCTCGAGAATGAAGGCCGCCCCCTCTTTCGCTCCGGCCTGTCCATCCTTCAGAGCGCATTCCCATTCCAGAACGGCCCAGCCTTTGTAATCATGGGTAGCCAGAGAAGAGAAGATCGCCCTGAAATCGATTTGGCCGTCCCCAGGAGACCGAAACCGTCCGGCCCTGTCCCGCCAGGGCTGATAGCCACCATACACGCCACTGCGGCCATTCGACCGGAATTCGGCGTCCTTGACGTGAAAACATCTGATACGGTCGTGATAGATGTCGAGGAAAGCCAGATAGTCGATTTGCTGTAGAAGAAGATGGGATGGATCGTAGAGGATCGTGGCCCGTGGATGCGTTTCTACGGTTTCGAGAAACCGTTCGAAGGTGACGCCATCATGAATATCCTCATTGGGATGAACCTCATAGGCAAGATCGACGCCTTCCGCGTCGAACGTATCGAGGATCGGTTTCCAGCGTCGCCCCAGCTCTGAAAAGGCTTCCTCAATCAGACCGGCGGGGCGCTGCGGCCAAGGATAAAGATAGGGCCATGCAAACGATCCGGAGAAGGTTGCGTGCGCGGCAAGTCCCAGACGACGGCTGGCCCGGGCGGCAAGATGAAGCTGCTCGGTCGCCCAGACCGTCCGTTCATGAGGCCGTCCGCGGACAGCCTCCGGAGCGAAAGCATCGAAGAGCGCGTCATAGGCAGGGTGTACGGCGATGAGCTGCCCCTGAAGATGCGTCGAAAGTTCGGTGATCTCAATTCCGTATCGAGCGAGACTTCCTTTGATTTCGTCGCAATAATCCTGACTTTCGGCTGCACGTTTCAGATCGATCAGCCGAGGATCGCATGGAATCTGGACGCCGACATAACCAAGTTGGGCCGCCCATTGCGCCCCCCCCTCAAGCGAGTTGAAGGGAGCATCAGGGCCGAGAAACTGGGCGAGGAAAATTCCCGGCCCCTTGATCGCGTTCATGGCAGGCAATCCTCCAATATGTGCCAACTGCGTGTTGCATGAGACTTTATGGCGGCCTCGATAAAATGCATCGAACGCACGCCATCCTCTATACAGGGCAGAAAACCGTTGGTGTCAGGGCATGTACCCGCACTGATCACGTCGGCAAAATCCTGATACAAGGTCGCAAAAGCTTCGATGAAGCCTTCAGGATGACCGGCAGGAAGGCGCGTTCCACGTCGTGCCGCGTCGCTCAGGCCGATACCCCCCTGATAGAGGATTTCCTCCCGTGCATCGGGCCACAGCAGACGAAGCCTGTCTGGATGCTCATGACACCACTCCAGCCCCCCGGTTTCTCCATAAACACGTAGCCTCAAGCCATTCCGCTCTCCGGTCGCGACCTGCGACGCGGCAAGCAGGCCGGGCTGGTCATCCTGAAACCGCAGGAGGACGGAGCAATCGTCATCAAGAGTGCGTCCCGGAACGACACGCGGCAGATCTGCGCAGAGTGCTTTGACGCGCAATCCGGTCACATATTCAGCCAGATGGAACGCATGGGTGCCTATATCGCCAATGCAGCCGCCGGCACCGGCCTGATTCGGATCGGTGCGCCATTGCGCCTGAAGATTTTCCGTCTCGACGGAGGTCGCAAGCCAGCCCTGCCAGTATTCCACGACGATTTTCCGTATCGCTCCAAGCGCACCAGCGGCAATCCTGGCCCGGGCCTCGCGGATCATCGCATATCCGGCGTAGGTGTAGGTGATGGCGAAGGGAACGCCGCTTTCCCGGACGAGCGCCCGCAGTTGCTCCGCTTCCTCCAGTGTGGTGGTGACCGGCTTGTCACAGATGACCGGAAGACCAGCCCGCAGGGCAGCATGAGCGACCGGATAATGCATGTAATTGGGGGTGACGATGGCAAGCGCATCGATCCCGTCAGGGCGCATGCGTTCTCCGGTGATCATGTCCTCCCACGAGACATAGCTCCGTTCAGGGTCAACGCCCCACCTCACGCCCTGCTCCCTACATTTTTCCGGTGTGCGGCTGAAAGCGCCAGCGGCCAGCGTAAACCGTCCATCCAGCAAGGCTCCCATGCGATGAACAGGTCCGATGAACGAACCGGGTCCGCCTCCCACCATTCCGAGGCGTAATTGTCTGTTTTCCGTCATGGCGATCTCATGCCCTCTCACGTCGTGACGATGAATGATCGGTGGCCCTGACGCAGCCTGATCTTGCTGCGCGCGGACGCGACGGCCAGCATCATGTTTTCGCCGAACCATACAACGAACAGATCGCAAAAGCCGCCCTGTGTTCCGGTGGGGCCTTATGAACGGCTCCGGCTTCGGTCACCGTATTGGACATGAATACATCCGTAGATTGATTCGGAAACGACATCATCAGCCTTATGGAGGAGATCTACCACCCCTTCGGCGAGGGGGTATTGCAACTTTTTTTCTGTTCCGATGATTCGAAAAAAACTCTTTTTCTGATCGATGGCTTTTTTACAGACGCTGTCATCACCGAAGACTGACCTGCCGGATGCGGGTCAGGGCATTTGAGGACACCCATGACTCAAACTACCTATTTTGGAAGCGCATTACTTTCATGGACTGAGGTTCACCGGCCTGCATCGGGATTGCCGTCACCAACCTCCATTCCGATATGTCGCGCAAGGAAGACGGGCTGCTTTTCAATTCAGAACCTCTTACAAAAACTGCAATTCAGAACGATATATTTTTTAACTTTTACTGAATATTCAACAAACGACGCAGCTTGCCAGCCATCATATGTGGTTCAGGGTCGATGGATCATGTCCACAAGACTGACGAATACATCCTGCGCGAATTACTGGACGCGTGCGGTGGCTTTCCGGCGGCTCTCGTCAGAACGACGACGCTGGATGTGCAAGGGAGATCATTCGCTGCCCGGAAGCGGCTGGTCTTTCAGCAGATGCCGACAGAACTGGATGAAGGCGCTC harbors:
- a CDS encoding sugar phosphate isomerase/epimerase family protein, encoding MNAIKGPGIFLAQFLGPDAPFNSLEGGAQWAAQLGYVGVQIPCDPRLIDLKRAAESQDYCDEIKGSLARYGIEITELSTHLQGQLIAVHPAYDALFDAFAPEAVRGRPHERTVWATEQLHLAARASRRLGLAAHATFSGSFAWPYLYPWPQRPAGLIEEAFSELGRRWKPILDTFDAEGVDLAYEVHPNEDIHDGVTFERFLETVETHPRATILYDPSHLLLQQIDYLAFLDIYHDRIRCFHVKDAEFRSNGRSGVYGGYQPWRDRAGRFRSPGDGQIDFRAIFSSLATHDYKGWAVLEWECALKDGQAGAKEGAAFILEHIIPPATNAFDDFAAASIDASTLRSLLGI
- a CDS encoding Gfo/Idh/MocA family protein, whose product is MTENRQLRLGMVGGGPGSFIGPVHRMGALLDGRFTLAAGAFSRTPEKCREQGVRWGVDPERSYVSWEDMITGERMRPDGIDALAIVTPNYMHYPVAHAALRAGLPVICDKPVTTTLEEAEQLRALVRESGVPFAITYTYAGYAMIREARARIAAGALGAIRKIVVEYWQGWLATSVETENLQAQWRTDPNQAGAGGCIGDIGTHAFHLAEYVTGLRVKALCADLPRVVPGRTLDDDCSVLLRFQDDQPGLLAASQVATGERNGLRLRVYGETGGLEWCHEHPDRLRLLWPDAREEILYQGGIGLSDAARRGTRLPAGHPEGFIEAFATLYQDFADVISAGTCPDTNGFLPCIEDGVRSMHFIEAAIKSHATRSWHILEDCLP